CAAAATACCCCTTGGCAAAGCTTCATCATATTGAGGCAAATCAATATCTTCACAAAAAAGAGACATGGCGGTTTCGTCGTCATCATCGTTTTCTTCGCCGTCTTTTTCTATCCCCAAATCAGGGGTTTGCGCTATGTACCGATCAAAATCTCTTTGATCATTAAAAAAACCTACCCAAACAAATATTTTCTCTTCTGTCATTGTCATAAAAAAAAATCCCCTTACTGCATACAACCACAATAAGGGGAAACATAATGTACTTTTTAAAATCTACTTTTTGTCCGACTCAACGCCGTTATCATCTAATAAACCACAGTAGAAAGCCTCGTTGCCAGCACCTGACATGCATATAGGCGTG
This is a stretch of genomic DNA from Microscilla marina ATCC 23134. It encodes these proteins:
- a CDS encoding immunity 22 family protein, which encodes MTEEKIFVWVGFFNDQRDFDRYIAQTPDLGIEKDGEENDDDDETAMSLFCEDIDLPQYDEALPRGIL